A region of the Flintibacter sp. KGMB00164 genome:
GGCGACATCGAGATTTACGTCTCCGAGCTGCGTCTGCTGGCCAAGGCCGAGACTCCTCCCTTTGAGATCGTGGAGAACTCCAAGGCCAACGACATGCTGCGCCTGAAGTACCGCTATCTGGACCTGCGCCGCCCCGACATGCAACACGCCATCGCCACCCGCCACAAGGTGACCAAGATCTGCCGGGACTACTTCGACGAGCAGGGTTTTTTGGAGATCGAGACCCCCATGCTCACCAAGTCCACCCCCGAGGGCGCCCGTGACTATCTGGTCCCCTCCCGTGTCCACCCCGGCAAGTTCTACGCTCTGCCCCAGTCCCCCCAGCAGTACAAGCAGCTGCTGATGCTGTCCGGCTTTGACCGCTATATGCAGATCGCCCGCTGCTTCCGTGACGAGGACCTGCGCGCAGACCGTCAGCCCGAGTTCACCCAGATCGACCTGGAGATGTCCTTCGTCAACGAGGACGACGTGATGGGCATCCAGGAGGGTTTCCTGAAGCGGGTCTTCAAGGAGGTCCTGGACGTGGACGTGCAGCCCCCCTTCCTGCGCATGCCCTGGCGTGAGGCTATGGACCGCTTCGGCTCCGACAAGCCCGACCTGCGCTTCGGCTTTGAGCTCAAGGACATCAGCGACATCGTGAAGGACTGCGGCTTCGGTGTGTTCTCCGGCGCGGTTCAGGGCGGCGGCTCTGTACGCCTCATCAATGTCAACGGCCACGCCGCTGACTTCCCCCGCAAGAAGATCGACAAGCTGGGCGAGTTCGTCAAGACCTACAAGGCCAAGGGCCTGGCCTGGACCCGTATGCACGACGGCCAGGTGACCTCCTCCTACCAGAAGTTCCTCACCGAGGAGGAGAACAAGGCCATTCTGGAGCGCGCCGGCGCCAAGGATGGGGACCTCATTCTCATCGTGGGCGACGTGAAGGACGAGGTCGTCTTTGCCGCTCTGGGCGCTCTGCGCTGCGAGTGCGCCAAGCAGCTGGGTCTGCTGGATCCCAAGGACTTCAAGTTCCTGTGGGTCACTGAGTTCCCCATGTTCGAGTACAGTGAGGAAGAGGGCCGCTACGTGGCTATGCACCACCCCTTCACCGCTCCCATGGACGAGGACCTGGACAAGCTGGAGACCGACAAGAAGAACTGCC
Encoded here:
- the aspS gene encoding aspartate--tRNA ligase encodes the protein MDNLQNFHRTNYCGELRLSDAGKTVSVCGWVQRQRDLGGLIFVDLRDRTGLVQLSFDDSTDKAIFEKASTLRSEYVIAATGLVRERESKTNKIATGDIEIYVSELRLLAKAETPPFEIVENSKANDMLRLKYRYLDLRRPDMQHAIATRHKVTKICRDYFDEQGFLEIETPMLTKSTPEGARDYLVPSRVHPGKFYALPQSPQQYKQLLMLSGFDRYMQIARCFRDEDLRADRQPEFTQIDLEMSFVNEDDVMGIQEGFLKRVFKEVLDVDVQPPFLRMPWREAMDRFGSDKPDLRFGFELKDISDIVKDCGFGVFSGAVQGGGSVRLINVNGHAADFPRKKIDKLGEFVKTYKAKGLAWTRMHDGQVTSSYQKFLTEEENKAILERAGAKDGDLILIVGDVKDEVVFAALGALRCECAKQLGLLDPKDFKFLWVTEFPMFEYSEEEGRYVAMHHPFTAPMDEDLDKLETDKKNCRAKAYDIVLNGTELGGGSIRISVPETQQAMFRALGFSDEDAQERFGHLINAFKFGAPPHGGLAYGLDRLCMLMAGAESIRDVIAFPKVQNASEPMTNCPDFVDDKQLDDLSLAVTRREEASEEE